From one Notolabrus celidotus isolate fNotCel1 chromosome 24, fNotCel1.pri, whole genome shotgun sequence genomic stretch:
- the ccdc14 gene encoding uncharacterized protein ccdc14 isoform X2, with protein sequence MKGTARAKVVTSGRLTGRVKVQTVKRRVPSNPAPEPAYSLYSTDSEEQVTSLHKGLDRCAALLGGILQVDKEETPPSVPGATQGAAAKSRPSPSRTIRKLAPQTDQKIRRSVHRGAASKTPKTPRQPVTAPAAHSGVKLHPPRRRLQTPQHLSQPSTPSSQPPAAARARGEVEQDVDESVPVRDTNPETSDAHTAVTNTHTCALKVQPEHAQCEEDSHSCREQTGGTQRTAQDVLGELRALIAGQGSVAETLLRHLEQTLSSSSSSSSLMKAGGADIQAEAEVSSLQSQNTQLHRRVRSLQQQLKQREDAERRQHTDSLSHSDVLILQDELAVAQSQLQELQCDLTELREALQDAQSRLRESEAQRTLIQTDLETTRCRFVESEREKTELASLAQKRLEEIQSLSSLQSRDSSVPPAVSDSQTSKQQQQKLDPAQPPSDRVTQYLMSLGQLEPTHTDQVCVSAERGGESENHRRQLFNASLSRVSLSSDWSTRSGSTFDTRDEAAFRDGLAALDASIASLQKTMQLDLRR encoded by the exons ATGAAGGGGACAGCAAGAGCTAAG GTGGTGACATCAGGGAGGCTGACAGGAAGGGTCAAAGTGCAGACAGTAAAAAGAAG AGTTCCTTCAAATCCAGCACCTGAGCCGGCCTACTCTCTGTACTCCACAGACTCTGAAGAACAG gtCACTTCTCTCCATAAAGGTCTGGATCGGTGTGCCGCTCTGCTCGGTGGCATCCTGCAGGTGGATAAAGAAg agACTCCACCAAGTGTTCCTGGAGCAACGCAGGGTGCAGCAGCCAAATCACGACCATCCCCTTCAAGGACCATCAGGAAACTCGCTCCACAGACAG ATCAGAAGATTCGTCGTTCAGTGCATCGAGGAGCTGCCAGCAAAACTCCCAAAACCCCCCGTCAGCCTGTCACTGCTCCAGCCGCACACTCAGGGGTGAAGCTGCACCCGCCTCGGAGACGTCTGCAGACACCACAGCACCTCTCACAGCCCTCCACGCCTTCCTCTCAGCCTCCTGCAGCTGCACGCGCTCGCGGCGAGGTGGAGCAAGATGTAGATGAGTCCGTTCCTGTGAGAGACACCAATCCTGAGACATCGGACGCACACACAGCTGTtacgaacacacacacctgtgctcTGAAGGTGCAGCCGGAGCATGCTCAGTGTGAGGAGGACTCACACAGCTGCAGGGAGCAGACCGGAGGGACACAGAGGACGGCTCAGGATGTGCTGGGAGAGCTCCGAGCGCTGATCGCAGGACAAG gGAGTGTAGCAGAGACGCTGCTCCGTCACCTGGAGCAGAccctgtcctcttcctcctcctcctcctcgctgaTGAAGGCTGGAGGTGCAGACATTCAGGCTGAAGCAGAAGTTTCTTCACTGCAGAGCCAGAACACACAGctacacag gcgTGTGAggagtctgcagcagcagctgaagcaGAGAGAAGACGCAGAGAGACGTCAGCACACagactcactctctcactcagaCG tgtTGATCCTGCAGGACGAGCTCGCCGTCGCTCAGTCTCAGCTGCAGGAGCTCCAGTGTGACCTCACGGAGCTACGGGAAGCCCTGCAGGACGCACAGAGCCGGCTGAGGGAGAGCGAGGCCCAGAGGACTCTCATCCAGACAG acctgGAGACCACCAGATGCAGGTTTGTGGAGAGCGAGCGAGAGAAGACTGAGCTGGCTTCGCTCGCCCAGAAGAGACTGGAGGAGATCCAGAGCCTGAgcag CCTTCAGAGTCGAGATTcctctgttcctcctgcagTCTCTGACTCTCAGACatccaagcagcagcagcagaaactgGATCCAGCACAGCCCCCGTCAGACCGGGTCACTCAATACCTGATGTCTCTGGGTCAGCTGGAACCCACACACACGgaccaggtgtgtgtgtctgcagagagaggaggtgaatcAGAGAATCACCGCCGTCAGCTCTTTAACGCCTCGCTGTCTCGAGTATCCCTGAGCTCTGATTGGAGCACGAGATCCGGCTCGACCTTTGACACCAGAGACGAGGCTGCGTTCAGGGACGGTCTGGCAGCTCTGGATGCGAGCATCGCCAGTCTGCAGAAGACCATGCAGCTGGACCTGAGGAGGTGA
- the sts gene encoding steryl-sulfatase isoform X1 has protein sequence MFFCSGNMKPTRSQSSLLCLLLLLLLEASQASPQESRRPNFVLMMVDDLGIGDLGCYGNKTLRTPNIDQLAEGGVKLTHHIAAASLCSPSRAAFLTGRYPIRSGIYGSGRNLVFILNAAPGGLPGTEVTFAKIAQQQGYETALIGKWHLGLNCHSSDDHCHHPNAHGFNYFFGIPLTNLRDCQAGHSTVFQIQKYLPFRTLGVVLLTAALLHLCGLVSIRRRLILGLLSLLVAAAGLFVGFVTLFPYFNCILMRDHRVVEQPYVSENLTQRMTKEAVDFMERNSEKPFLLFFSFIQVHTAMFASARFRGSSQHGIYGDAVHEVDWSVGEIMQTLDRLGLREHTLLYLTSDQGAHLEEISAGGEVHRGWNGIYKAGKSTNWEGGIRVPGILRWPGMLPAGREVDEPTSNMDLFPTVVRLSGASAPEDRDIDGHDLMDLLQGRAERSKHEFLFHYCSSSLNAVRWHPPNSTSVWKAFYFTPNFYPENETSCSHTHICFCGPGYVTYHDPPLLFDLSRDPSETTPLTPDTEPAFSSVLAVMNEAAEAHQRSVTPGESQLTVGGVVWRPWMQPCCSTFSQLCQCQQDEQDEKTRW, from the exons A TGTTTTTCTGCTCTGGCAACATGAAGCCAACACGTTCTCAGTCCTCCCTgctctgtcttcttctgctgctgctcctggaggcgAGCCAGGCGTCTCCTCAGGAGAGCAGGAGGCCGAACTTTGTCCTGATGATGGTGGACGACCTCGGGATTGGAGACCTCGGCTGCTACGGCAATAAAACCCTGAG GACCCCCAATATTGACCAGCTGGCGGAGGGAGGGGTGAAGCTGACTCATCACATCgctgcagccagcctctgcAGCCCCAGCAGGGCCGCATTCCTCACCGGACGATACCCGATACGATCAG GAATTTATGGAAGCGGGAGAAACTTAGTCTTCATCCTGAACGCAGCACCTGGAGGTCTGCCCGGCACGGAGGTCACCTTTGCAAAGATTGCACAGCAGCAGGGCTACGAGACGGCTCTCATAG GAAAATGGCACCTCGGTCTGAACTGCCACAGCAGCGACGATCACTGCCACCATCCCAACGCTCACGGCTTCAACTACTTCTTCGGCATCCCTCTCACCAACCTGCGGGACTGCCAGGCGGGTCACAGCACCGTGTTCCAGATCCAGAAGTATCTCCCCTTCAGGACGCTGGGTGTTGtcctcctcactgcagctttactCCATCTCTGCGGCCTCGTCTCCATCCGCAGACGCCTCATCCTGGGTCTGCTGTCTCTGCTGGTCGCGGCTGCGGGACTGTTTGTAGGATTCGTCACGTTGTTCCCGTACTTCAACTGTATTCTGATGAGAGACCACAGAGTCGTGGAGCAGCCGTACGTATCTGAGAACCTGACGCAGAGGATGACGAAGGAGGCGGTGGACTTCATGGAGAG gaaCTCAGAGAAGCCCTTCCTGCTGTTCTTCTCCTTCATCCAGGTGCACACGGCCATGTTCGCCTCTGCACGGTTCCGAGGAAGCAGCCAACACGGCATCTATGGAGATGCGGTGCATGAGGTGGACTGGAGCGTAG gtgagATCATGCAGACTCTGGACAGACTCGGTCTGAGGGAGCACACTCTGCTGTACCTGACCTCAGATCAGGGCGCTCACCTGGAGGAGATCTCAGCAGGAGGGGAGGTGCACCGAGGCTGGAACGGGATTTACAAAG CGGGGAAGTCCACAAACTGGGAGGGAGGGATCCGGGTCCCGGGGATCCTGCGATGGCCGGGGATGCTCCCAGCTGGCAGAGAGGTGGACGAGCCCACCAGCAACATGGACCTGTTCCCGACGGTGGTGCGGCTGAGCGGAGCATCGGCTCCGGAAGACAG AGACATTGACGGTCATGACCTCATGGATCTACTTCAGGGGAGAGCTGAGAGGTCAAAGCATGAGTTTCTGTTCCattactgcagcagcagcctgaaCGCTGTCAGATGGCATCCACCGAACA GTACCTCGGTGTGGAAAGCGTTTTACTTCACGCCAAACTTCTACCCAGAGAACGAAACCTCCTGCTCCCACACTCACATCTGCTTCTGCGGACCGGGCTACGTGACCTACCACgatcctcctctgctcttcgaCCTCTCCAGAGACCCCTCAGAGACCacgccactgactccagacacCGAGCCCGCCTTCAGCTCCGTACTGGCCGTGATGAACGAGGCCGCGGAGGCGCATCAGAGGTCAGTGACGCCCGGGGAGAGTCAGCTGACCGTGGGGGGCGTGGTGTGGAGGCCGTGGATGCAGCCCTGCTGCTCCACCTTCTCTCAGCTCTGTCAGTGTCAGCAAGACGAGCAGGACGAGAAGACTCGGTGGTAA
- the anos1a gene encoding anosmin-1a isoform X1 — MLSTRSGVLHLSLSLWIILLLSCGVCARKQRDEGDDEESWSESVSRARCASRCLSLHSVEALSVSTPLQSNGSLGWCQNHKLCAKCLEPCKESWEMKRKSNCRDLCELVFPKKHWECVTSCEFLQSVLAVKQGSCPPPERASGFAAACVESCDHDRDCSTVKKCCSNGCGHTCQTPKDLYKGAPLKPRKELSFAELPSGQLEVRWSSRFNISAEPVVYVLQRRWNFGIQPSEDSATPWEVVAQTTEQGAQLSDIRPGRWYQFRVAAVNTHGTRGFTTPSRHIHSSRDPSNPPAPSELRVANMSFGPGRAVSARLQWSVPSDLDVPVHHYKVSWSWTAAGQPSASSLTKRRKTVRESQVELDSMRANRSYSVEVQAVSFWGQTQIKGPRAILHFSTQRASGAVPRNPTGDILDVGTPFYQDGQLRVHVYWQSSTDPSVEYYRVQWGPEHCAHNQTRPTEKTNTREGFVSLQGLLFSCKYKVLLQPLSKKARPPAESTVFFTPSCATIQAKSPKPITCYGAKVPSHKVLVKPTNLTAAFEVRGGNMTAIFSWDLTPPPSYQQLTGYQVTWAEVIQTNRPNSNNNNKLPHSLISQSQILPPDANVLVVSDLHADSLYRLEVQAITAEGEGPAASRTFQTPGNQSILRHRPRLRKLHQNTPIIERH; from the exons atgctgTCTACGCGCAGCGGAGTCCTCCACCTGAGCCTGTCCCTGTGGATTATTTTGCTCCTCAGCTGCGGAGTCTGCGCGCGGAAGCAGCGcgatgaaggtgatgatgaaGAGTCCTGGTCGGAGAGTGTGTCCAGAGCCAGGTGTGCGTCCCGGTGCCTCAGTCTGCACAGCGTGGAGGCGCTGTCAGTGTCCACACCACTGCAG agtaaCGGATCCCTGGGCTGGTGTCAGAACCACAAACTGTGTGCTAAG TGCCTGGAGCCCTGCAAAGAATCATgggagatgaagaggaaaaGCAACTGCAGAGATCTGTGCGAG CTGGTGTTTCCCAAGAAGCACTGGGAGTGTGTGACCAGCTGTGAGTTCCTGCAGTCGGTGTTAGCGGTGAAGCAGGGCAGCTGTCCTCCTCCGGAGAGAGCCAGCGGCTTCGCTGCGGCCTGCGTGGAGAGCTGCGACCACGACCGGGACTGCTCCACCGTGAAGAAATGCTGCTCCAATGGCTGCGGACACACCTGTCAGACGCCCAAAGACCTCTACAAAG gcGCTCCTCTGAAGCCGAGGAAGGAGCTGAGTTTTGCCGAGCTCCCCTCCGGTCAGCTGGAGGTCCGCTGGTCTTCCCGCTTCAACATCTCGGCCGAGCCCGTCGTCTACGTCCTGCAGAGGAGGTGGAACTTCGGCATCCAGCCCAGCGAGGACAGCGCCACGCCCTGGGAGGTGGTTGCACAG ACGACAGAGCAAGGAGCGCAGCTCTCTGACATCCGGCCTGGGCGCTGGTACCAGTTCAGAGTggctgctgtgaacacacacgGGACCAGAGGTTTCACCACGCCGAGCAGACACATCCACTCCAGCAgag ACCCTTCAAACCCCCCTGCTCCCTCCGAGCTCAGGGTAGCAAACATGAGCTTCGGTCCAGGTCGGGCAGTGTCGGCTCGGCTGCAGTGGAGCGTGCCCTCTGACCTGGACGTCCCTGTCCATCACTACAAGGTGAGCTGGAGCTGGACGGCAGCCGGACAGCCGTCTGCATCATCCCTGACCAAGAGGAGGAAGACTGTCAGAGAG agCCAGGTGGAGCTGGACAGCATGCGGGCGAACAGGAGCTACAGCGTGGAGGTCCAGGCTGTTTCATTCTGGGGTCAAACTCAAATCAAAGGCCCCCGAGCCATCCTGCACTTCAGCACGCAGCGAG CTTCTGGTGCCGTTCCAAGGAACCCGACTGGAGACATCCTGGACGTGGGGACGCCGTTTTATCAGGACGGACAGCTCAGAGTGCACGTTTACTGGCAGAGCAGCACAG ACCCTTCAGTCGAGTACTACAGAGTCCAGTGGGGGCCGGAGCACTGTGCACACAACCAGACCAGACCCACGGAGAAGACCAACACACGg GAGGGCTTCGTGAGCCTGCAGGGCCTCCTCTTCTCCTGCAAGTACAAAGTCCTCCTGCAGCCACTCAGCAAGAAGGCTCGTCCTCCTGCAGAGAGCACCGTCTTCTTCACGCCGTCTTGTGCCACCATCCAGGCCAAGAGCCCTAAACCCATCACCTGTTACGGAGCAAAAG TCCCCTCTCATAAGGTCCTGGTGAAGCCGACGAACCTGACAGCAGCCTTCGAGGTGCGAGGTGGAAACATGACGGCCATCTTCAGCTGGGATCTAACCCCGCCTCCTTCCTACCAGCAGCTGACGGGTTACCAGGTGACATGGGCGGAGGTCATCCAAACAAACCGAcccaacagcaacaacaacaacaagctgcCTCACAGCCTCATCTCTCAGTCGCAGATCCTCCCACCG gACGCCAACGTTCTGGTGGTGTCAGACCTCCACGCTGACAGTCTGTACAGGCTGGAGGTGCAGGCCATCACAGCAGAAGGAGAAGGTCCTGCGGCATCCAGGACCTTCCAGACGCCTGGAAACCAAAGCATCCTGAGACACA GACCAAGGCTGAGGAAGCTCCACCAAAACACGCCAATCATCGAGAGGCACTGA
- the ccdc14 gene encoding uncharacterized protein ccdc14 isoform X1, protein MKGTARAKVVTSGRLTGRVKVQTVKRRVPSNPAPEPAYSLYSTDSEEQVTSLHKGLDRCAALLGGILQVDKEETPPSVPGATQGAAAKSRPSPSRTIRKLAPQTDQKIRRSVHRGAASKTPKTPRQPVTAPAAHSGVKLHPPRRRLQTPQHLSQPSTPSSQPPAAARARGEVEQDVDESVPVRDTNPETSDAHTAVTNTHTCALKVQPEHAQCEEDSHSCREQTGGTQRTAQDVLGELRALIAGQGSVAETLLRHLEQTLSSSSSSSSLMKAGGADIQAEAEVSSLQSQNTQLHRRVRSLQQQLKQREDAERRQHTDSLSHSDVLILQDELAVAQSQLQELQCDLTELREALQDAQSRLRESEAQRTLIQTDLETTRCRFVESEREKTELASLAQKRLEEIQSLSRSLQSRDSSVPPAVSDSQTSKQQQQKLDPAQPPSDRVTQYLMSLGQLEPTHTDQVCVSAERGGESENHRRQLFNASLSRVSLSSDWSTRSGSTFDTRDEAAFRDGLAALDASIASLQKTMQLDLRR, encoded by the exons ATGAAGGGGACAGCAAGAGCTAAG GTGGTGACATCAGGGAGGCTGACAGGAAGGGTCAAAGTGCAGACAGTAAAAAGAAG AGTTCCTTCAAATCCAGCACCTGAGCCGGCCTACTCTCTGTACTCCACAGACTCTGAAGAACAG gtCACTTCTCTCCATAAAGGTCTGGATCGGTGTGCCGCTCTGCTCGGTGGCATCCTGCAGGTGGATAAAGAAg agACTCCACCAAGTGTTCCTGGAGCAACGCAGGGTGCAGCAGCCAAATCACGACCATCCCCTTCAAGGACCATCAGGAAACTCGCTCCACAGACAG ATCAGAAGATTCGTCGTTCAGTGCATCGAGGAGCTGCCAGCAAAACTCCCAAAACCCCCCGTCAGCCTGTCACTGCTCCAGCCGCACACTCAGGGGTGAAGCTGCACCCGCCTCGGAGACGTCTGCAGACACCACAGCACCTCTCACAGCCCTCCACGCCTTCCTCTCAGCCTCCTGCAGCTGCACGCGCTCGCGGCGAGGTGGAGCAAGATGTAGATGAGTCCGTTCCTGTGAGAGACACCAATCCTGAGACATCGGACGCACACACAGCTGTtacgaacacacacacctgtgctcTGAAGGTGCAGCCGGAGCATGCTCAGTGTGAGGAGGACTCACACAGCTGCAGGGAGCAGACCGGAGGGACACAGAGGACGGCTCAGGATGTGCTGGGAGAGCTCCGAGCGCTGATCGCAGGACAAG gGAGTGTAGCAGAGACGCTGCTCCGTCACCTGGAGCAGAccctgtcctcttcctcctcctcctcctcgctgaTGAAGGCTGGAGGTGCAGACATTCAGGCTGAAGCAGAAGTTTCTTCACTGCAGAGCCAGAACACACAGctacacag gcgTGTGAggagtctgcagcagcagctgaagcaGAGAGAAGACGCAGAGAGACGTCAGCACACagactcactctctcactcagaCG tgtTGATCCTGCAGGACGAGCTCGCCGTCGCTCAGTCTCAGCTGCAGGAGCTCCAGTGTGACCTCACGGAGCTACGGGAAGCCCTGCAGGACGCACAGAGCCGGCTGAGGGAGAGCGAGGCCCAGAGGACTCTCATCCAGACAG acctgGAGACCACCAGATGCAGGTTTGTGGAGAGCGAGCGAGAGAAGACTGAGCTGGCTTCGCTCGCCCAGAAGAGACTGGAGGAGATCCAGAGCCTGAgcag AAGCCTTCAGAGTCGAGATTcctctgttcctcctgcagTCTCTGACTCTCAGACatccaagcagcagcagcagaaactgGATCCAGCACAGCCCCCGTCAGACCGGGTCACTCAATACCTGATGTCTCTGGGTCAGCTGGAACCCACACACACGgaccaggtgtgtgtgtctgcagagagaggaggtgaatcAGAGAATCACCGCCGTCAGCTCTTTAACGCCTCGCTGTCTCGAGTATCCCTGAGCTCTGATTGGAGCACGAGATCCGGCTCGACCTTTGACACCAGAGACGAGGCTGCGTTCAGGGACGGTCTGGCAGCTCTGGATGCGAGCATCGCCAGTCTGCAGAAGACCATGCAGCTGGACCTGAGGAGGTGA
- the sts gene encoding steryl-sulfatase isoform X2, with the protein MKPTRSQSSLLCLLLLLLLEASQASPQESRRPNFVLMMVDDLGIGDLGCYGNKTLRTPNIDQLAEGGVKLTHHIAAASLCSPSRAAFLTGRYPIRSGIYGSGRNLVFILNAAPGGLPGTEVTFAKIAQQQGYETALIGKWHLGLNCHSSDDHCHHPNAHGFNYFFGIPLTNLRDCQAGHSTVFQIQKYLPFRTLGVVLLTAALLHLCGLVSIRRRLILGLLSLLVAAAGLFVGFVTLFPYFNCILMRDHRVVEQPYVSENLTQRMTKEAVDFMERNSEKPFLLFFSFIQVHTAMFASARFRGSSQHGIYGDAVHEVDWSVGEIMQTLDRLGLREHTLLYLTSDQGAHLEEISAGGEVHRGWNGIYKAGKSTNWEGGIRVPGILRWPGMLPAGREVDEPTSNMDLFPTVVRLSGASAPEDRDIDGHDLMDLLQGRAERSKHEFLFHYCSSSLNAVRWHPPNSTSVWKAFYFTPNFYPENETSCSHTHICFCGPGYVTYHDPPLLFDLSRDPSETTPLTPDTEPAFSSVLAVMNEAAEAHQRSVTPGESQLTVGGVVWRPWMQPCCSTFSQLCQCQQDEQDEKTRW; encoded by the exons ATGAAGCCAACACGTTCTCAGTCCTCCCTgctctgtcttcttctgctgctgctcctggaggcgAGCCAGGCGTCTCCTCAGGAGAGCAGGAGGCCGAACTTTGTCCTGATGATGGTGGACGACCTCGGGATTGGAGACCTCGGCTGCTACGGCAATAAAACCCTGAG GACCCCCAATATTGACCAGCTGGCGGAGGGAGGGGTGAAGCTGACTCATCACATCgctgcagccagcctctgcAGCCCCAGCAGGGCCGCATTCCTCACCGGACGATACCCGATACGATCAG GAATTTATGGAAGCGGGAGAAACTTAGTCTTCATCCTGAACGCAGCACCTGGAGGTCTGCCCGGCACGGAGGTCACCTTTGCAAAGATTGCACAGCAGCAGGGCTACGAGACGGCTCTCATAG GAAAATGGCACCTCGGTCTGAACTGCCACAGCAGCGACGATCACTGCCACCATCCCAACGCTCACGGCTTCAACTACTTCTTCGGCATCCCTCTCACCAACCTGCGGGACTGCCAGGCGGGTCACAGCACCGTGTTCCAGATCCAGAAGTATCTCCCCTTCAGGACGCTGGGTGTTGtcctcctcactgcagctttactCCATCTCTGCGGCCTCGTCTCCATCCGCAGACGCCTCATCCTGGGTCTGCTGTCTCTGCTGGTCGCGGCTGCGGGACTGTTTGTAGGATTCGTCACGTTGTTCCCGTACTTCAACTGTATTCTGATGAGAGACCACAGAGTCGTGGAGCAGCCGTACGTATCTGAGAACCTGACGCAGAGGATGACGAAGGAGGCGGTGGACTTCATGGAGAG gaaCTCAGAGAAGCCCTTCCTGCTGTTCTTCTCCTTCATCCAGGTGCACACGGCCATGTTCGCCTCTGCACGGTTCCGAGGAAGCAGCCAACACGGCATCTATGGAGATGCGGTGCATGAGGTGGACTGGAGCGTAG gtgagATCATGCAGACTCTGGACAGACTCGGTCTGAGGGAGCACACTCTGCTGTACCTGACCTCAGATCAGGGCGCTCACCTGGAGGAGATCTCAGCAGGAGGGGAGGTGCACCGAGGCTGGAACGGGATTTACAAAG CGGGGAAGTCCACAAACTGGGAGGGAGGGATCCGGGTCCCGGGGATCCTGCGATGGCCGGGGATGCTCCCAGCTGGCAGAGAGGTGGACGAGCCCACCAGCAACATGGACCTGTTCCCGACGGTGGTGCGGCTGAGCGGAGCATCGGCTCCGGAAGACAG AGACATTGACGGTCATGACCTCATGGATCTACTTCAGGGGAGAGCTGAGAGGTCAAAGCATGAGTTTCTGTTCCattactgcagcagcagcctgaaCGCTGTCAGATGGCATCCACCGAACA GTACCTCGGTGTGGAAAGCGTTTTACTTCACGCCAAACTTCTACCCAGAGAACGAAACCTCCTGCTCCCACACTCACATCTGCTTCTGCGGACCGGGCTACGTGACCTACCACgatcctcctctgctcttcgaCCTCTCCAGAGACCCCTCAGAGACCacgccactgactccagacacCGAGCCCGCCTTCAGCTCCGTACTGGCCGTGATGAACGAGGCCGCGGAGGCGCATCAGAGGTCAGTGACGCCCGGGGAGAGTCAGCTGACCGTGGGGGGCGTGGTGTGGAGGCCGTGGATGCAGCCCTGCTGCTCCACCTTCTCTCAGCTCTGTCAGTGTCAGCAAGACGAGCAGGACGAGAAGACTCGGTGGTAA
- the anos1a gene encoding anosmin-1a isoform X2, whose protein sequence is MKRKSNCRDLCELVFPKKHWECVTSCEFLQSVLAVKQGSCPPPERASGFAAACVESCDHDRDCSTVKKCCSNGCGHTCQTPKDLYKGAPLKPRKELSFAELPSGQLEVRWSSRFNISAEPVVYVLQRRWNFGIQPSEDSATPWEVVAQTTEQGAQLSDIRPGRWYQFRVAAVNTHGTRGFTTPSRHIHSSRDPSNPPAPSELRVANMSFGPGRAVSARLQWSVPSDLDVPVHHYKVSWSWTAAGQPSASSLTKRRKTVRESQVELDSMRANRSYSVEVQAVSFWGQTQIKGPRAILHFSTQRASGAVPRNPTGDILDVGTPFYQDGQLRVHVYWQSSTDPSVEYYRVQWGPEHCAHNQTRPTEKTNTREGFVSLQGLLFSCKYKVLLQPLSKKARPPAESTVFFTPSCATIQAKSPKPITCYGAKVPSHKVLVKPTNLTAAFEVRGGNMTAIFSWDLTPPPSYQQLTGYQVTWAEVIQTNRPNSNNNNKLPHSLISQSQILPPDANVLVVSDLHADSLYRLEVQAITAEGEGPAASRTFQTPGNQSILRHRPRLRKLHQNTPIIERH, encoded by the exons atgaagaggaaaaGCAACTGCAGAGATCTGTGCGAG CTGGTGTTTCCCAAGAAGCACTGGGAGTGTGTGACCAGCTGTGAGTTCCTGCAGTCGGTGTTAGCGGTGAAGCAGGGCAGCTGTCCTCCTCCGGAGAGAGCCAGCGGCTTCGCTGCGGCCTGCGTGGAGAGCTGCGACCACGACCGGGACTGCTCCACCGTGAAGAAATGCTGCTCCAATGGCTGCGGACACACCTGTCAGACGCCCAAAGACCTCTACAAAG gcGCTCCTCTGAAGCCGAGGAAGGAGCTGAGTTTTGCCGAGCTCCCCTCCGGTCAGCTGGAGGTCCGCTGGTCTTCCCGCTTCAACATCTCGGCCGAGCCCGTCGTCTACGTCCTGCAGAGGAGGTGGAACTTCGGCATCCAGCCCAGCGAGGACAGCGCCACGCCCTGGGAGGTGGTTGCACAG ACGACAGAGCAAGGAGCGCAGCTCTCTGACATCCGGCCTGGGCGCTGGTACCAGTTCAGAGTggctgctgtgaacacacacgGGACCAGAGGTTTCACCACGCCGAGCAGACACATCCACTCCAGCAgag ACCCTTCAAACCCCCCTGCTCCCTCCGAGCTCAGGGTAGCAAACATGAGCTTCGGTCCAGGTCGGGCAGTGTCGGCTCGGCTGCAGTGGAGCGTGCCCTCTGACCTGGACGTCCCTGTCCATCACTACAAGGTGAGCTGGAGCTGGACGGCAGCCGGACAGCCGTCTGCATCATCCCTGACCAAGAGGAGGAAGACTGTCAGAGAG agCCAGGTGGAGCTGGACAGCATGCGGGCGAACAGGAGCTACAGCGTGGAGGTCCAGGCTGTTTCATTCTGGGGTCAAACTCAAATCAAAGGCCCCCGAGCCATCCTGCACTTCAGCACGCAGCGAG CTTCTGGTGCCGTTCCAAGGAACCCGACTGGAGACATCCTGGACGTGGGGACGCCGTTTTATCAGGACGGACAGCTCAGAGTGCACGTTTACTGGCAGAGCAGCACAG ACCCTTCAGTCGAGTACTACAGAGTCCAGTGGGGGCCGGAGCACTGTGCACACAACCAGACCAGACCCACGGAGAAGACCAACACACGg GAGGGCTTCGTGAGCCTGCAGGGCCTCCTCTTCTCCTGCAAGTACAAAGTCCTCCTGCAGCCACTCAGCAAGAAGGCTCGTCCTCCTGCAGAGAGCACCGTCTTCTTCACGCCGTCTTGTGCCACCATCCAGGCCAAGAGCCCTAAACCCATCACCTGTTACGGAGCAAAAG TCCCCTCTCATAAGGTCCTGGTGAAGCCGACGAACCTGACAGCAGCCTTCGAGGTGCGAGGTGGAAACATGACGGCCATCTTCAGCTGGGATCTAACCCCGCCTCCTTCCTACCAGCAGCTGACGGGTTACCAGGTGACATGGGCGGAGGTCATCCAAACAAACCGAcccaacagcaacaacaacaacaagctgcCTCACAGCCTCATCTCTCAGTCGCAGATCCTCCCACCG gACGCCAACGTTCTGGTGGTGTCAGACCTCCACGCTGACAGTCTGTACAGGCTGGAGGTGCAGGCCATCACAGCAGAAGGAGAAGGTCCTGCGGCATCCAGGACCTTCCAGACGCCTGGAAACCAAAGCATCCTGAGACACA GACCAAGGCTGAGGAAGCTCCACCAAAACACGCCAATCATCGAGAGGCACTGA